The Primulina eburnea isolate SZY01 chromosome 6, ASM2296580v1, whole genome shotgun sequence genome contains a region encoding:
- the LOC140833850 gene encoding proteasome subunit beta type-2-A-like: MESVFGLVGKDFAIVAADSSAVHSILVHKTNEDKIMVLDSHKLMGASGESGDRVQFTEYIQKNVALYQFRNGIPLTTAAAANFTRGELATALRKNPYMVNIILGGYDKDVGPSLYFLDYIASLHKVDKAAFGYGSYFALAMMDRHYRQDMTVEEAIELVDKCILEIRTRLVVAPPNFVIKIVDKDGARVHAWRESIKDSHVSAA, from the exons ATGGAGTCAGTATTTGGATTGGTGGGTAAAGATTTCGCAATAGTGGCGGCCGACTCATCCGCGGTTCACAGCATCCTTGTGCACAAGACTAACGAGGACAAGATCATGGTCTTAGATTCTCACAAACTCATGGGAGCATCGGGAGAAAGTGGTGACCG AGTTCAGTTCACGGAGTACATACAAAAGAATGTGGCGTTGTACCAATTTCGCAATGGCATTCCCCTCACAACTGCAGCTGCCGCAAATTTCACTAGAGGCGAGCTTGCCACAGCCTTgagaaag AATCCATACATGGTGAATATCATACTAGGTGGTTACGACAAGGACGTAGGCCCGTCTCTGTACTTCCTTGATTACATCGCATCACTTCACAAGGTTGATAAAGCTGCTTTTGGTTATGGATCCTACTTTGCTCTCGCCATGATGGATAGGCACTACCGTCAAGACATGACAGTCGAAGAAGCTATCGAGTTGGTGGATAAGTGCATATTAGAAATTCGTACAAGGTTGGTCGTGGCTCCGCCAAACTTTGTAATAAAAATCGTCGACAAAGATGGGGCTCGGGTACATGCTTGGCGCGAGTCCATCAAGGATTCCCATGTTTCTGCTGCCTAA